A window of Corallococcus macrosporus DSM 14697 contains these coding sequences:
- a CDS encoding YbeD family protein — MTKEDPGSPPAGEEEKKPLIEYPTVYTFKVMGLQDAGFSEHVRELFKRLMGTDISPDSIREQPSSKGKYLSLSVSVYLLSEEHRRSIYEALYKDERVVHYL, encoded by the coding sequence ATGACGAAGGAAGACCCAGGAAGCCCCCCCGCCGGCGAAGAGGAGAAGAAGCCCCTCATCGAGTACCCCACCGTCTACACCTTCAAGGTGATGGGCCTGCAGGACGCTGGCTTCTCCGAGCACGTGCGCGAGCTGTTCAAGCGGCTGATGGGCACGGACATCTCGCCGGACTCCATCCGCGAGCAACCCAGCAGCAAGGGCAAGTACCTGTCCCTGAGCGTGTCGGTGTACCTCCTGTCCGAGGAGCACCGCCGCTCCATCTACGAGGCGCTCTACAAGGACGAGCGCGTCGTCCACTACCTCTGA
- a CDS encoding SAM-dependent methyltransferase, with protein sequence MSPPEPFPLYHPADVRRAFSSDDATRRFAKVAQLEPGSRVLVLGCGPDGSAALLLARELGCTVVAADTDDALLNPVRERVRAQGLAEQIEVRRVSLDALGLTEGEFDGILVQGRVLYPLKATLANLRGLLAKRGRLGFTFPARVGRFAPKATLDFWERRVAGPLLLPRELLQVVEGAGYEPESAETLHDAELDAHYRDIETFLSSIPGAQPAALREELALHRESNGKASVSYAFVVGRRKEPGEKPPASRDRG encoded by the coding sequence ATGTCCCCGCCCGAGCCCTTCCCGCTGTATCACCCCGCGGACGTCCGGCGCGCCTTCAGCTCCGATGATGCAACGCGGCGCTTCGCCAAGGTGGCGCAGTTGGAACCCGGCTCGCGCGTGCTGGTGCTGGGCTGTGGCCCCGACGGAAGCGCCGCCCTGCTGCTGGCCCGGGAGCTGGGCTGCACCGTCGTGGCGGCCGACACGGACGACGCCCTCCTCAACCCGGTGCGTGAGCGCGTGCGGGCGCAGGGGCTGGCGGAGCAGATCGAGGTCCGCCGGGTGTCGTTGGACGCGCTGGGCCTGACCGAGGGCGAGTTCGACGGCATCCTCGTCCAGGGCCGCGTGCTCTACCCGCTGAAGGCCACGCTCGCGAATCTGCGCGGGCTGCTGGCGAAGCGCGGGCGGCTGGGCTTCACGTTCCCCGCGCGGGTGGGGCGCTTCGCGCCCAAGGCCACGCTCGACTTCTGGGAGCGCCGCGTCGCCGGGCCGCTGCTGCTGCCGCGGGAGCTGCTGCAGGTGGTGGAGGGCGCTGGCTACGAGCCCGAGTCCGCCGAGACGCTCCATGACGCGGAGCTGGACGCGCACTACCGGGACATCGAGACGTTCCTGTCGTCCATCCCGGGCGCTCAGCCCGCGGCGCTGCGCGAGGAGCTGGCGCTGCACCGCGAGAGCAACGGCAAGGCCAGCGTCAGCTA